One genomic window of Athene noctua chromosome 39, bAthNoc1.hap1.1, whole genome shotgun sequence includes the following:
- the LOC141973006 gene encoding methyl-CpG-binding domain protein 1-like yields the protein MSPILPPGVTPCPYSPTGEKFRSKIELSRFLGPSRDLGNFDFKNGLERSGPPKGRKGPKWRPPSGPPPEPPPVPPLPPLSPPPPPPTEEKAEEEGEVGGATAAEAPPPAPEAPPLTEETPPAALVATPPRAEAPPSHAEAPPPADPPLLPARRTRKRAPPEPPQEGVVACCAGCQRLFPGVTLPPQRRCRWLCPACRAQRRDFNREQRFFKRVGCGSCQACRIPADCGICSACARPGPPPGPSPAPPPKCLLRRCLRIVKKGLGCGSCPGCLTTEDCGSCCICLRRLKPGLKRQWRCLRRRCLRPKKVAKKNTYGPRKLKWKSPLEREPSAAPTTRHRKQLNKVKEKKKPGDPPSTPEPAAGAGSGGRGAGPAVGAGRARPVCARATAGAAISAGTNPSSGARTSSVRSAAGGNACAAP from the exons ccccACGGGGGAAAAATTTCGGAGCAAAATCGAGTTGAGCCGGTTCCTGGGGCCCAGCCGCGACCTCGGCAACTTCGACTTTAAAAACGGGCTGGAACGTTCCGGCCCCCCCAAG GGCAGGAAGGGCCCAAAATGGCGCCCACCATCGgggccccccccggagcccccccccgtgccccccctgccccccctttcgcctccccccccccccccaacggaggagaaagcagaagaagAGGGCGAAGTAGGCGGGGCCACGGCTGCCGAAGCTCCACCCCCAGCCCCGGAAGCTCCGCCCCTTACGGAGGAGACTCCACCCGCGGCGCTCGTGGCCACACCTCCTCGCGCCGAGGCTCCGCCCTCCCACGCTGAGGCTCCGCCCCCAGCGGACCCCCCTCTCCTGCCGGCGCGTCGCACCCGCAAAAgggcccccccggagcccccccaggAGGGGGTGGTGGC GTGCTGCGCCGGGTGCCAGAGGCTGTTCCCGGGGGTGACGCTCCCCCCCCAGCGCCGCTGCCGGTGGCTCTGCCCCGCCTGCCGCG cccagcgccgCGACTTCAACCGGGAGCAGCGATTCTTCAAG CGGGTTGGCTGCGGCTCCTGCCAGGCCTGTCGCATCCCGGCCGACTGCGGGATCTGCAGCGCCTgcgcccgccccgggcccccccccgggccctcccccgcgccccccccgaaGTGCCTCCTGCGGCGCTGCCTGCGCATCGTCAAGAAG gggctgggctgtggctcgtgcccgggctgtctgaccacCGAGGATTGTGGGAGCTGCTGCATCTGCCTGCGCCGCCTCAAACCCGGCCTCAAGCGCCAGTGGCGCTGCCTGCGCCGCCGCTGCCTGCGCCCCAAG AAAGTGGCCAAGAAAAACACCTACGGCCCCCGCAAGCTG aAATGGAAGTCGCCCCTGGAACGGGAGCCCAGCGCCGCCCCCACCACCAGGCACAGG AAGCAGCTGAACAaggtgaaggagaagaaaaaaccgGGAGACCCCCCAAGCACCCCGGAacccgcggcgggggcggg CAGcggggggcgcggagccgggccAGCCGTCGGTGCGGGGCGTGCGAGGCCTGTTTGCGCCCGGGCGACTGCGGGCGCTGCGATTTCTGCCGGGACAAACCCAAGTTCGGGGGCCAGAACCTCAAGCGTCAGAAGTGCCGCTGGAGGCAATGCCTGCGCTGCGCCATG A